A DNA window from Microcystis aeruginosa NIES-843 contains the following coding sequences:
- a CDS encoding Uma2 family endonuclease, whose protein sequence is MTALTGKYTLSQYFEQEIQSQTRHEYLDGKIIAMTGGTPTHNRIISNLLVALYTGLKNQPYAVFVTDQRLWIPERQIATYPDIMVMPEPLTYQEGRKDTLINPVLIAEVLSASTANYDREEKFAAYRTIATFQEYLLISQEKCYIEHFQKEGERWLFTAYESDRIIHLNSLGIQIVIADVYHKIIFENN, encoded by the coding sequence ATGACCGCTCTCACTGGAAAATATACTCTTAGTCAATATTTTGAGCAGGAAATACAATCCCAAACTCGTCATGAATATCTGGATGGAAAAATTATTGCTATGACAGGAGGGACACCGACTCATAATCGCATTATTAGTAATTTATTAGTGGCTTTATATACTGGACTAAAGAATCAACCCTATGCCGTTTTTGTCACCGATCAGCGTTTATGGATACCTGAGCGTCAAATAGCTACCTATCCTGATATTATGGTGATGCCTGAACCTCTCACTTATCAAGAAGGACGCAAAGATACTTTAATTAATCCTGTTTTAATCGCTGAGGTTTTGTCTGCTTCAACGGCAAATTACGACAGAGAAGAAAAGTTTGCCGCTTATCGAACCATTGCAACTTTTCAGGAATATTTATTGATTTCTCAGGAAAAATGTTATATTGAGCATTTTCAAAAAGAAGGCGAACGCTGGTTGTTTACAGCTTATGAATCTGATAGGATAATTCATTTAAACTCTTTGGGAATTCAGATAGTAATCGCAGATGTTTACCATAAAATCATCTTTGAAAATAATTAA
- the psbA gene encoding photosystem II q(b) protein, whose amino-acid sequence MTTTLQQRESASLWEQFCQWITSTNNRLYIGWFGVIMIPTLLTATTCFIIAFIAAPPVDIDGIREPVAGSLLYGNNIISGAVVPSSNAIGLHFYPIWEAASLDEWLYNGGPYQLVIFHFLLGVFCYLGRQWELSFRLGMRPWICVAYSAPVSAATAVFLIYPIGQGSFSDGMPLGISGTFNFMFVFQAEHNILMHPFHMLGVAGVFGGSLFSAMHGSLVTSSLVRETTEIESQNYGYKFGQEEETYNIVAAHGYFGRLIFQYASFNNSRSLHFFLGAWPVIGIWFTAMGVSTMAFNLNGFNFNQSILDSQGRVIGTWADVLNRAGIGMEVMHERNAHNFPLDLASGEQAPVALIAPAING is encoded by the coding sequence ATGACCACCACTCTACAACAGCGCGAGAGCGCTTCCCTGTGGGAGCAGTTCTGTCAGTGGATCACCAGCACCAACAACCGTTTATACATCGGTTGGTTCGGTGTCATCATGATCCCCACCCTGCTCACCGCCACCACCTGCTTCATCATCGCCTTTATCGCCGCTCCTCCTGTAGATATCGACGGTATCCGCGAGCCTGTAGCCGGTTCTCTACTTTACGGAAACAACATCATCTCCGGTGCGGTTGTTCCCTCCTCCAACGCGATTGGACTCCACTTCTACCCCATCTGGGAAGCTGCTTCCTTAGATGAGTGGTTATACAACGGTGGTCCTTACCAGTTAGTCATTTTCCACTTCTTACTAGGTGTCTTCTGCTACCTCGGTCGTCAGTGGGAACTGTCTTTCCGTTTAGGAATGCGTCCTTGGATCTGTGTAGCTTACTCTGCACCCGTATCCGCCGCTACTGCTGTATTCTTAATCTATCCCATCGGACAAGGTTCCTTCTCTGATGGTATGCCTTTAGGAATCTCTGGAACCTTTAACTTTATGTTCGTGTTCCAAGCAGAACATAACATCCTGATGCACCCCTTCCATATGTTAGGTGTTGCCGGTGTGTTCGGCGGTTCCTTGTTCAGTGCGATGCACGGTTCTCTAGTAACTTCTTCCTTAGTGCGTGAAACCACTGAAATCGAATCTCAGAACTACGGTTACAAATTCGGTCAAGAGGAAGAAACCTACAATATCGTTGCCGCTCACGGTTACTTCGGACGTTTAATCTTCCAATACGCTTCTTTCAACAATAGCCGCTCTCTGCACTTCTTCTTAGGTGCTTGGCCGGTAATCGGTATCTGGTTTACGGCAATGGGTGTTAGCACCATGGCGTTTAACCTCAATGGTTTTAACTTCAACCAGTCGATTCTCGATTCTCAAGGTCGTGTAATCGGTACTTGGGCCGATGTGTTAAACCGCGCTGGTATCGGTATGGAAGTAATGCACGAGCGCAATGCTCACAACTTCCCCTTAGACTTGGCTAGTGGTGAACAGGCTCCTGTAGCTCTGATTGCTCCTGCTATCAATGGTTAA
- a CDS encoding AAA family ATPase, with protein sequence MNNIDQVLQYVDDLMFEKVESHLTPVQEAILTGVWQGQKYWQIAQSFNGCSESHIKKEAANLWKKLGKVLDEDVNKDNLRSKLERKYRVSQTSNFGHCLQVNQGNIHICDQSLQTINNGKKTRKFLRNDDQYPMIDLTKAPELMYNCGRKLEISTLKEWLDNKTRLITIYGLTGIGKTALTLKLISEIASQFDYIIYRSLENIPQLIALKDDLKQFFNQSLSTPLPDIIDYLSSYRCLIILDDVQNIFKQGELAGKYLPDCQDYHKFFQQIATTSHQSCLILISWELPRDFVTLKSDKIKTLYLQGLTTEFEEIFKEYGLKNEEKWTELSELYQGHPNWLNIISSTIIELFDGEVSLFLEQMNNEIYLGDIENSIECHLQRLSAAEKKVMHWLANQTEAVEKFPKTASLDLSTSEFWATIQSLIRRCLLDKLPSETSSYFPINPVFKSYLQRNPND encoded by the coding sequence ATGAATAATATTGACCAAGTTTTGCAATATGTTGATGATTTAATGTTTGAGAAAGTGGAGTCTCATCTGACACCAGTACAAGAAGCAATCTTGACAGGGGTTTGGCAAGGTCAAAAATATTGGCAAATTGCTCAATCTTTTAATGGTTGTAGTGAATCTCATATTAAAAAAGAGGCTGCTAACTTATGGAAAAAGTTGGGTAAGGTATTAGACGAAGATGTTAATAAAGATAATTTACGATCCAAGTTAGAAAGAAAATATCGGGTTTCTCAAACTTCTAATTTCGGTCATTGTTTACAAGTTAATCAAGGAAATATTCATATTTGCGATCAATCTTTACAAACAATTAATAATGGAAAAAAAACAAGAAAATTTTTACGCAATGACGATCAATATCCCATGATTGACTTAACAAAAGCCCCAGAATTAATGTATAACTGTGGACGTAAGTTAGAAATATCAACCTTAAAAGAATGGCTAGATAATAAAACTCGATTAATTACCATTTATGGGTTAACTGGAATTGGAAAAACAGCTTTAACCCTTAAATTAATTTCAGAAATTGCCTCACAATTTGATTATATTATTTATCGCAGTCTGGAAAATATTCCTCAATTAATCGCTCTCAAAGATGATCTAAAACAGTTTTTCAACCAATCTCTATCAACCCCCTTACCTGATATAATAGATTATCTAAGCTCCTATCGTTGTTTAATTATTCTTGATGATGTGCAGAATATTTTTAAACAGGGGGAATTAGCAGGTAAATATTTACCCGACTGTCAGGACTATCATAAATTTTTTCAGCAAATTGCTACCACATCTCATCAAAGTTGTTTGATTTTAATTAGTTGGGAACTTCCCAGAGATTTTGTCACCTTAAAATCCGATAAAATTAAAACTTTATACCTGCAAGGTTTAACAACAGAATTTGAAGAAATCTTCAAAGAATACGGTTTAAAAAATGAGGAGAAATGGACGGAACTGAGCGAACTTTATCAAGGTCATCCTAACTGGTTAAATATCATCTCCTCAACCATTATTGAACTATTTGATGGAGAAGTATCCTTATTTTTAGAACAAATGAACAATGAAATTTATTTAGGGGATATAGAAAACTCGATCGAATGTCATTTACAGCGTTTATCCGCAGCAGAAAAAAAGGTGATGCACTGGTTAGCTAATCAAACTGAAGCGGTAGAAAAGTTTCCAAAAACTGCTAGTCTTGACTTATCTACTTCTGAATTTTGGGCAACTATTCAGTCATTAATTAGACGCTGTTTACTGGATAAATTACCATCAGAAACCTCGTCCTATTTTCCTATTAATCCTGTGTTTAAATCCTATCTTCAAAGAAATCCTAACGATTAG
- a CDS encoding IS630-like element ISMae26 family transposase (programmed frameshift): MRPYSVDFRQKIIDVWKKEKISIRGLAQRFDVAKSFIQKLLKQHKETGDIRPRPQGGSPPTKLNSEQLIILIEIIEANNDATLEELSDLLYEKTQVKVSRATLGRLTQKLNYSFKKKTLHAAEKESDRVQQKRVEYWSEVREIEASKLIFIEESGVNLALLRLYARALIGRRARGRKPQKRGRNISIISAISLEKVVASVNIYGAVDAVTFEGFILKEVLPKIKEGDCLIMDNAKIHLGEMVREIIEQEKARLIYLPPYSPEFSPIENFWSKVKATLRKLKARTYKDLIEGIELAMLEVTQKDIRNWFTHCCYCTS, translated from the exons ATGAGACCCTATTCCGTAGATTTTCGCCAAAAAATTATCGATGTCTGGAAGAAAGAAAAAATTTCCATTCGAGGACTAGCCCAGAGATTTGACGTGGCTAAAAGCTTTATTCAGAAGTTATTGAAGCAACATAAAGAAACAGGAGATATCCGTCCTCGTCCGCAAGGGGGAAGTCCGCCAACCAAGTTAAATAGTGAACAACTGATAATTTTAATAGAAATCATCGAAGCTAACAATGATGCAACTCTCGAAGAATTATCGGACTTACTGTATGAAAAGACACAGGTGAAAGTCAGTAGAGCCACCCTGGGGCGGCTTACGCAAAAACTCAATTACAGTTTCA AAAAAAAAACACTACACGCGGCGGAAAAAGAAAGTGACAGGGTACAGCAAAAAAGAGTGGAATACTGGTCAGAAGTTCGGGAAATTGAGGCATCAAAACTAATTTTCATCGAGGAATCGGGGGTAAATTTAGCCCTTTTGAGACTCTATGCTAGAGCCTTAATTGGCCGAAGAGCTCGGGGAAGAAAACCACAAAAAAGAGGGAGAAATATTTCAATAATTAGTGCTATAAGCTTAGAAAAAGTTGTCGCATCAGTCAACATATACGGTGCAGTGGATGCGGTAACATTTGAAGGATTTATTCTAAAGGAAGTGCTGCCAAAAATTAAAGAAGGAGACTGTCTGATCATGGATAACGCCAAGATTCATCTCGGAGAAATGGTCAGAGAAATAATCGAACAAGAAAAAGCTAGACTCATCTATTTACCTCCTTATTCTCCCGAATTCTCTCCTATTGAAAACTTTTGGTCAAAAGTGAAAGCGACGTTAAGAAAACTGAAGGCGAGAACTTACAAAGACTTAATAGAAGGGATTGAATTGGCTATGTTAGAAGTTACTCAAAAAGATATTCGCAATTGGTTTACTCACTGTTGCTACTGTACCTCATAA
- a CDS encoding ATP-binding protein: MDFLPILAFVEKIVYTATGKYLNLIQKQIILGTMMDKSYFTIAEEIGYSDGYIKDEGSKLWKLMSDNLNENITKSNAKSRLKSWEFHEGSHQLYLDHSHHSNSLQNSILVNNYNDVNIAIYQDQNPSASSSNPCDLSQMPALKFCFGRENDVNLLAEAILNQQYNLIEITGVKGIGKTTLTVQLVEKIKDNFDCVIWRNLSFYNSWRELKLALFQLFNDNKVFEDEPENLNYKLLSYLQKHKCLLILDQGETLFQEGQISGIYRSGYEDCEQFLYYSTNLGSSVIVMQWTGVIRDGTLI, from the coding sequence ATGGATTTCCTGCCGATTCTTGCCTTTGTTGAAAAAATCGTTTATACGGCTACGGGTAAATACTTAAATTTAATTCAAAAACAGATTATTTTGGGGACAATGATGGATAAAAGCTATTTTACCATTGCTGAAGAGATTGGTTACAGCGATGGTTACATTAAAGATGAAGGTTCTAAGTTGTGGAAACTTATGTCAGATAACTTGAACGAAAATATTACGAAATCTAATGCTAAATCTCGATTAAAAAGTTGGGAGTTTCACGAAGGTTCACATCAATTATATTTGGATCACTCTCATCATAGTAATTCTTTACAAAATTCTATTTTAGTTAATAACTATAATGATGTAAATATAGCAATTTATCAAGATCAGAATCCCTCTGCTTCATCTTCAAATCCTTGTGATTTGTCACAAATGCCAGCTTTAAAATTTTGTTTTGGACGAGAAAATGATGTGAATCTTTTAGCAGAAGCTATTTTAAATCAGCAATATAATTTGATAGAAATTACTGGAGTCAAAGGAATTGGGAAAACGACCTTAACCGTTCAATTAGTCGAGAAAATTAAAGATAACTTTGATTGTGTCATTTGGCGCAATTTATCATTTTATAATTCTTGGAGAGAGCTTAAATTAGCTCTATTTCAGCTTTTTAATGATAACAAAGTCTTTGAAGATGAGCCAGAAAATTTAAACTATAAATTACTGAGCTATCTACAAAAACATAAATGTCTCCTCATTTTAGATCAAGGTGAAACCCTTTTTCAAGAAGGTCAAATTTCGGGAATTTACCGCTCTGGTTATGAAGATTGCGAACAATTTCTTTATTATTCTACTAATTTGGGCTCTTCGGTAATTGTTATGCAATGGACGGGGGTTATAAGGGATGGAACCCTTATATAG
- a CDS encoding type II toxin-antitoxin system RelE/ParE family toxin, producing the protein MELIWSDGFKRSFKKLIKKNPQLKPKIFDVLRKLAEDPFTLSLKTHKLSGNLEGLWSCTVAYDCRIIFSFSEDGEYLEVIILLIDIGSHDQVYRK; encoded by the coding sequence ATGGAGCTAATATGGAGTGATGGGTTTAAGCGTTCGTTTAAGAAGCTAATCAAGAAAAATCCCCAGTTAAAACCTAAAATTTTCGATGTACTTAGAAAACTGGCAGAAGACCCATTTACACTGTCTTTAAAAACCCATAAGTTAAGTGGTAATTTAGAAGGGTTATGGTCTTGTACTGTAGCTTACGATTGTCGAATTATTTTTAGTTTTTCGGAAGATGGAGAATATTTAGAAGTTATCATCTTGTTAATTGATATTGGTAGTCACGATCAGGTGTATAGAAAATAG